A single genomic interval of Saccharothrix saharensis harbors:
- a CDS encoding GNAT family N-acetyltransferase, whose protein sequence is MTKPDYPVRTRRLTLRPFTPADRAALHSWMSRPDVVRYLYGEARTPEQTAESLALKVSVPWPRKAGDHLALAVEVNGEVIGEAVLKWLSEEHRQGEVGYILHPDHHGKGYATEAAAAMLDLGFTHLGLHRVVASCDAFNEPSWRVMERLGMRREAHFRHNEIFKGAWGEELIYAILADEWHRMADSRWRPGGA, encoded by the coding sequence GTGACCAAGCCCGACTACCCCGTCCGGACCCGGCGCCTGACCCTGCGCCCGTTCACCCCGGCCGACCGCGCCGCGCTGCACTCCTGGATGTCACGCCCCGACGTCGTGCGCTACCTCTACGGCGAAGCCCGCACCCCGGAGCAGACCGCCGAGAGCCTCGCGCTCAAGGTGTCGGTGCCGTGGCCGCGCAAGGCGGGCGACCACCTCGCGCTGGCGGTCGAGGTGAACGGCGAGGTCATCGGCGAGGCCGTGCTCAAGTGGCTCAGCGAGGAGCACCGGCAGGGGGAGGTCGGCTACATCCTCCACCCCGACCACCACGGCAAGGGCTACGCCACCGAAGCCGCCGCCGCCATGCTGGACCTCGGCTTCACCCACCTCGGGCTGCACCGCGTGGTCGCCTCCTGCGACGCGTTCAACGAGCCGTCGTGGCGCGTGATGGAACGGCTCGGCATGCGCCGCGAAGCCCACTTCCGGCACAACGAGATCTTCAAGGGCGCCTGGGGCGAGGAGTTGATCTACGCCATCCTGGCGGACGAGTGGCACCGGATGGCGGACAGCCGGTGGCGGCCGGGCGGCGCATGA